The sequence below is a genomic window from Paenibacillus silvisoli.
CGGACATAAGCGCGAGGAAATTATCGGGTTGCAGGCAGGCATATTGAAATCCGGTCTTACGCCGAAAAAAACGTATGACCAACTGAAGCAGCATTTGATGAACGGCCAGCCGTGGTCGGGCGTTTTCGTCAATCGGAAGCGCAATAAGGAGCTGTGGCACTCCAATATTACGATTTCGCCGATCTCGTTGGACGGTTCGGTCTATTTCATCGGCATATTTAGAGATTTGGGACAAATTACGGACGGCCTGTACGTTTCGGAGAAGCGCAAAAACAAGATCCAGCATGAAATTTTGAAGGTGCTCGCTTTGTCCTGCGAAATTCGGGATCCGCATATCGAGAGTCACCTCATGCGCGTCCAGCAGTTAACCGAACAGCTCCTTCACGCCTATAATGAGAACAACGGCGGCTTGTTATCGGAGGACTACATACAGCAGGTGACAAATGCCAGCATTATGCATGATATCGGCAAATCGGGCATTCCGGAAGGGATTTTGTACAAGCCGGGCAAGCTGACCTTCTACGAGCGCAATATTATCGAGACGCATCCGTTGATCGGCGCCGATATTTTGAATCGCATTTCGCATGAGCTCGATGACGAGCTGTTCAAGGAAGAAATGCTGATCTCGAAATCGATCGTCGAATACCATCATGAAAAATGGGACGGAACGGGCTATCCGCACCAGCTCCAAGGTGACGGTATTCCGTTCGAAGCGCAGATCGTGTCCATCGTCGACGTTTATGACGCCCTGACGAGCAGAAGGGCATATAAAGACTCGTGGACCCACGAGCAGACGATGGACTACTTCCGGTCTCAGAAAGGCTCCGCCTTTAATCCTGAGCTGGTCGATATTTTCATCCCGATGTTTAGCAAGCAGGCACTCCCTGCTTAATGTAATGCGAGCATGCGCAAGCAAAAGAAGACGTCCCGAATGACGGGGCGTCTTCTTTATGTACGACAGCTATCGGAGCAGCAGCGCTATGTCGCTCGATGCTATCCGTTATTTAACGCCTCATACAGCTGCGCTAAGTTACGCTCTAGTTTGTTAATGATCTCTTTGCCAACCGCTTCGCCAACCAGCCCTGCCCGAATCGCAAAATCGATTTCTCTGGAAAAGCCGTATATTTGAGTGTCCAACACCTCTTCATAGAGCGGACATTTTCTCGTCGCCAAATTTTCCATTTGCACTTCGATCAACTTTTCGATTTTATTGGCATCCTCGTGAAGGAGATTGAGCGCTTTTTGATGCAGATGAATAAGAACATCGGATGAAGACATCGTACTCCTCCTTAGTGCGTAGTGCTTTTCCCTTTATCTATTCTTTATATTAGTCGAAAACGAAGGAATGTACAAGGTCAAAACAAGAAGCGCCCCGCCAATGTAAGGCGGAGCGCTTCTAAAATATAATGAAACTGCGATTTTATTCAACTACGGTTACTTTCAGATTATGCTTTTCGAACACTTCCGCCAATGCCGCTTTCGCTTCTGCAGCGTCTGCGCCATGAACGTGAAGCTCGTAGGAATGTCCACCGACCAATGTCGTGAATAGTCCGAGGATGCTCTTTACGTCGATGTACTTGTTGTCAGCTTGAAGTACAATAGACGATTGGAATTTATTCGCCGTTTGTGAGATGTCTACGATAGCCGCGTTATTGGACATGGGAATCCCTCCATAATTTAGTTGCTGTCATTAACTTCATTCATCATAACCCGATTTTTATTTTCCAGCAAGAGCTAATTATTTTAGGTTTTCGGGATTCAAGCCTTCCAGCTCGGGAATGACGAAGAGGCCGTCTTTGCGGATCAAACGGTCGTCGAAGTATACCTCGCCGCCGCCGTACTCCGGTCTTTGAATGAGGACAAGGTCCCAGTGAACGACCGAACGGTTGCCGTTGTCGGTTTCCTCGTAAGCTTGGCCCGGCGTGAAGTGCAGGCTGCCCGCGATCTTCTCGTCGAACAAAATATCTTTCATCGGATGGAGAATGTACGGGTTGAAGCCAAGGCTGAACTCCCCGATGTAACGCGCGCCTTCGTCCATGTCGAGAATTTGGTTGAGCTTCTCGGTGTTGTTGCTTGTCGCTTCGACGATTTTGCCATCCTTGAACGTAAACTTAATGTTCTCGAACGTCACGCCGGAATATACGGATGGCGCGTTGTACGTAATGGTGCCTTGCACGGATTCGCGAACCGGGCAGCTGAACACTTCGCCGTCCGGAATATTTTTCTGGCCGGAGCATTTTTCGGCGCCGATGCCTTTGATGGAGAAGGTGAGATCCGTACCGGGCGACACGATCCGAACGCGATCGGTCTTGCTCATCAATTCCGCAAGCGGGTCCATCGCTTTATCCATTTTCGCGTAATCCAGATTGCACACGTTGAAATAGAAATCTTCGAACGCTTCCGTGCTCATGTTCGCCAGCTGCGCCATGGAATCGTTCGGGTAGCGCAAAACGACCCATTTCGTGTGTTTAACGCGCTGCTCGGAGTGGATCGGATGACGGTAATATTTTTCGTACAGGTTCATTTTGTCGCTAGGCACGTCGGCCAACGAGTTGATGTTTTCACCCGCGCGAATGGCGATATAGCCGTCCATCGCTTCCATCCGCTTCAAGTCGAATGACGCCCACAGCTTGATTTGCTCTTCCGTCGCGTTCATCAGCATCGAGCGCAGCACGGAACGGTCGCTCGTTTCCACGAACGGACGTCCGCCTTTCTTCGCTACTTCCTCGATCAGGCATTTCGCCAGCTCGCGCTCCGAGCCGATCATATCGATAAGGACATTCTCTCCAGGCTGTACATCGATGGAATATCCGACTAAATTTTCCGCAAGCTTCTGCATACGGGGATCACGCATGGTTTAATACCCTCCAATATTATGAATTCTTACCTATCCTACCATGTTTCTCACGCCGATGCACGCATGAGCGTTATAACGCTCTGCCATCCAAACCCATAAATGCCAGCTTCGTGACCCGGGTTTCCGTACGAGACTGGCCGTCCGCCTTGTAGTTCAGCCTCGTCTTCTCCTCCAGCTTCAGCGGCAGCAGCTTCTTCCGGTCGATAATGAGCCGGTACTGCGACTGAACTTGAAGCGAATCCAGCATCGCTTCCAGCTGCGCTTTAGAACGGGAAAGCTCCTCTCTCCATTCCTTATCAAGGGCGGACGACTTCCCGCTCCCCGTTGACTGCTTGCTTTTCATGCCATGGTCGGAAGCCGAGGGTACCTTCTTCTCCAGTGCGCTGAATTCATTTCTTAGCTTCGTCGTCCACATTTCTTTCGACTTCTTCTCGTCGGCCTTAATACGCAGCACCGCCGTACGATTGCCCGACTCGGCCGGGAGCAGCTCCGTCGTTTGAGCCGAAGCTTCGACCTGCCTTAGAAATTCCAGCGGGTGAATGGTGGACGCGACCGAATCCGGATTGTTCGCCTTCACCCGCACATTGTTATGATTCTCGACGGTTCCTTGAAACGTCATCGCTTTAATCGGCGAGATCTCCGTCAAGCCGATCCCCGTGTCCCCAGAAAACGCGTATTTATCAACGCCGGACAGCCCGGACACGGATAAAGAAAGCAGTTCTTCCGGCGTCTTATTGTCCGCTGCAGAACCGCAGCCGGTTGCCGTCAGCAGCAAGCCGCATGCCATTAACCATTTCGTTACGCTCATTCATTCAGCCTCCAGCCACTCGCAGGTCTGCATATCTCCGGTTAGCGTCTGTTGCTTCGGGCCTCTTTATGTAACGAAACGACGAAAAAACGGCGGCACCGATGTGCCGCCGTTCGCGCGTACCTGCTTATTTATCCAATCATGATCCGGTTTCTGCCGTTGTTCTTCGCTTCGTACAAAGCCATATCCGCTCTGTAAAACAGTGACTCCACGCTAAGCTTGTCTTCTTCGAAGGTCCACTCGGACAGCCCGCACGAAACGGTCACTTCGGGCTTCGTATGCAGCTCGACCATGCTGCGGATGCGCTCGGCGATCCTGTAAGCTTGCATGGACCGGATTTGCGGCAAATAGACCGCCAGCTCTTCTCCGCCCCACCGCGCGGCGATGTCGCTGTCGCGAATGCAGCTGCGGATTACTTCGCTCACCTTGACCAGGATGCTGTCGCCGGTTAAGTGGCCGTACGTGTCGTTTACTTTTTTGAAGTGATCGATGTCGACGAGCACGAGCGAGCCGCACGGATCTTTGCGCTGTCTGAATTGAATTTGCTCGTTCAAATAATGCCGTGCGTAAAGCCCGGTCAAATTATCGGTAATGACCATCCTTCTCACTTCGGCATGCAGCGAAGCGTTCGAAATCGCCAGCGCGATATGGGTGGACAGCACTTGAAGCAGCTTGTAATTCTCATAGGAGAAATAGTTCGGATTTTTATGGGAGACCAGAATGACGCCGATTACCTCGGCGCCGGACATGACCGGCGCCGCGATCAGCGAACGGCATGCCGTTCCGTCCATCAGCTTGGAATCGACGAAGCGATTGGTCCAATAATCGGAAATGATAAGCGGCTCTTTCGTGCTGTTTATGATCCCGCAGAACCCGTAATCGGCCGTGTACGTTTCGTTAGCGGCCATCGGCACGTTGCTTGCCACGATTTGAAATTGATTGTGCTCCTTCGATAACTGAAGCACGTTGCAGTAGTCCGCTTTGAAAATATTCAATAGCTCCGTCATCGCGAAATCGAACACTTCGTTCAGCCTCAGCGACTGATTCAATCGTTTCGTCAGCTCGTTGATAAGCTGCAGTTCATCGATCAGCAGGTTCGACTGCTCGAACAGCTTGGCGTTCTCGA
It includes:
- a CDS encoding HD domain-containing phosphohydrolase is translated as MNTPFSYYLMLADAVIITDHTHRIVAINDAYERITGHKREEIIGLQAGILKSGLTPKKTYDQLKQHLMNGQPWSGVFVNRKRNKELWHSNITISPISLDGSVYFIGIFRDLGQITDGLYVSEKRKNKIQHEILKVLALSCEIRDPHIESHLMRVQQLTEQLLHAYNENNGGLLSEDYIQQVTNASIMHDIGKSGIPEGILYKPGKLTFYERNIIETHPLIGADILNRISHELDDELFKEEMLISKSIVEYHHEKWDGTGYPHQLQGDGIPFEAQIVSIVDVYDALTSRRAYKDSWTHEQTMDYFRSQKGSAFNPELVDIFIPMFSKQALPA
- a CDS encoding YlaN family protein; its protein translation is MSSSDVLIHLHQKALNLLHEDANKIEKLIEVQMENLATRKCPLYEEVLDTQIYGFSREIDFAIRAGLVGEAVGKEIINKLERNLAQLYEALNNG
- a CDS encoding HPr family phosphocarrier protein; its protein translation is MSNNAAIVDISQTANKFQSSIVLQADNKYIDVKSILGLFTTLVGGHSYELHVHGADAAEAKAALAEVFEKHNLKVTVVE
- a CDS encoding aminopeptidase, which produces MRDPRMQKLAENLVGYSIDVQPGENVLIDMIGSERELAKCLIEEVAKKGGRPFVETSDRSVLRSMLMNATEEQIKLWASFDLKRMEAMDGYIAIRAGENINSLADVPSDKMNLYEKYYRHPIHSEQRVKHTKWVVLRYPNDSMAQLANMSTEAFEDFYFNVCNLDYAKMDKAMDPLAELMSKTDRVRIVSPGTDLTFSIKGIGAEKCSGQKNIPDGEVFSCPVRESVQGTITYNAPSVYSGVTFENIKFTFKDGKIVEATSNNTEKLNQILDMDEGARYIGEFSLGFNPYILHPMKDILFDEKIAGSLHFTPGQAYEETDNGNRSVVHWDLVLIQRPEYGGGEVYFDDRLIRKDGLFVIPELEGLNPENLK
- a CDS encoding diguanylate cyclase domain-containing protein — translated: MNADWTNKTDSRSGISSNAQQPGTIFPQCEIRDIDDMHAIQLMKECFLQWQQDAKLIDSPLLEEGNLGLYLSNGQAVIGIEQPVADGHHTRFEASLYTRSERSNCFARLVLDRRTPGRELQALLQTSALLITQMFYHRLDMLFYGDLHSRQQINEKEARHQDTMFQIAKRLHDQNDVSSVLQVLLQDLTLLYPRATVNLYLSQDHVNGDSRVKPLPLRNGAEDIYARSFLSAKPLLHTEDEVISAAIPMSGKQAVYGVLSFDTPPEHWDESDIKALVMLADTAGSAFENAKLFEQSNLLIDELQLINELTKRLNQSLRLNEVFDFAMTELLNIFKADYCNVLQLSKEHNQFQIVASNVPMAANETYTADYGFCGIINSTKEPLIISDYWTNRFVDSKLMDGTACRSLIAAPVMSGAEVIGVILVSHKNPNYFSYENYKLLQVLSTHIALAISNASLHAEVRRMVITDNLTGLYARHYLNEQIQFRQRKDPCGSLVLVDIDHFKKVNDTYGHLTGDSILVKVSEVIRSCIRDSDIAARWGGEELAVYLPQIRSMQAYRIAERIRSMVELHTKPEVTVSCGLSEWTFEEDKLSVESLFYRADMALYEAKNNGRNRIMIG